The genomic DNA AGCTTCGCAGGCTATCAAATAATGCAGCGCTATTATTTGCAACGTATTTGTATTCAATAAAATACGAACTATAGCGCCGATGGGCACAACGGCTTGCTCGCTACCCCGCAATACCAGCAATTTCTGCGTAACATCTTGTAAAATGTGCGATTAGTGCAAGCCGTTTGGGTATTCTGCTGTTAATTTGGAGGCGCTCTCTCAACGCTGATTCATGAAACAACTTGCTACTTTCGGGCTTTTCTGCCTCACGGCGCTCGCCACGCAGGCGCAGACCACGCCGCCCCAATCTATGCCTACCCCCCCCATTGCTACCCTAAAGCCCAAGGCGCTCGTGTCGCCCTACGGCACGCGCACCGACAATTACTACTGGCTCAACGAGCGCGAAAACCCGCAGGTGCTCGATTACCTCAAGGCCGAAAATGCGTATTTCGACCAGCAAATGGCCCCGGTGAAACCGCTGGAAGACAAGCTGTTCGCCGAAATGAAGGGCCGCGTTAAGGAGCAGGACGAGTCGGTACCGTTCCGCGACAACGGCTACTATTACTACACCCGCTACGAAACCGGCGGCGAGTACCCGCTCTACTGCCGCAAGGCCGGCAGCCTGCAAGGCACCGAGGAAGTGCTGCTCAACGGCAACCAGATGGGCCAGGGCCACAGCTACTTCGCCATCGGCGGCTACGAGGTGAGCGACAACAACGAGTTGCTGGCCTTCAGCACCGACACCGTGAGCCGCCGCCTCTACACGCTGCGCTTCAAAAACCTGACGACCGGCCAGCTTTATCCCGAGAGAATTGTTAATGTGGAGGGCAACGCCGTGTGGGCCGCTGATAATCAGACGGTTTTCTACGCCAAAAAGGACGTAACGACGCTTTTGCCCTACCAGGTGTACCGGCACAAGCTGGGCACCGACCCGACCCAGGATGTGCTGGTATATGAGGAAAAGGACGACACGTTTAGCCTGCACGTAAGCCGCAGTAAGTCAAAGCACTACCTGGGCATTGAGCTAGGGAGCGCGTTCTCCTCCGAATACCGTTTTCTGGACGCTAGCAACCCCACGGGCGAGTTCACGGTGTTTGCGCCGCGCACGCCCGACCTGCTCTACGACGTGCAGGACGCCAACGGCCGCTTCTACGTTTTCACCAACTGGGAGGCACCCAACTTCCGGGTGATGGCCGCGCCGCTCACCAGCACCGGCCGCAACAACTGGGCCGAGGTTATTCCGCAGCGCGAAGACGTGTTTCTGGAGCAGATGGAGCTGTTCAAGAACTACCTGGTGCTGAACGAGCGCGAGGAAGGCATTCGCCAATTGCGCGTTATCAATTTCAAAGACCAGATAGGGCACGTGGTCGATTTCCGCGAGCTGGCTTACACCACGTTTATCGGAGCCAACCCTGAGTTCGACACGCCGCTGCTGCGCTTCACCTACACCTCGTTTACTACCCCCGCCACCACCTACGACTACGACATGGCCATCCACAAGCTGGCGCTGCTGAAGGAGCAGCCGGTGCTGGGCGGTTTCGACAAGAAAAACTACGTGACGGAGCGCAAATTCGTGACCGCGCGCGACGGCAAGCTCATCCCGATTGCGATTGTTTACAAGAAAGGTTTCCACAAAAACGGCCAGGGTCCGGTGCTGCAATACGCCTACGGCTCCTACGGCCTCTCGATGGACCCCACGTTTTCGTCGGCGCGCCTGAGCCTGCTCGACCGGGGCTTTGCCTATGTGCTTTGCAACATTCGGGGTGGGCAGGAGCTTGGCCGCCAATGGTTTGAGGACGGCCGCATGATGCGTAAGATGAACTCATTTACTGACTTCATCGACTGCTCGGAGTATCTCATCAAGGAGAAATACACTTCGGCCGCCAAGCTCTTCGCGCTGGGGGGTAGTGCCGGCGGCCTGCTCATGGGCGCGGTGGTAAATATGCGCCCCGACTTATATAAAGGCGTTATCGCGGCCGTGCCGTTCGTGGACGTGGTAACTACCATGTCGGACGCCAGCATTCCGCTCACCACCGGCGAATATGAGCAGTGGGGCAACCCTGCCAACAAGCCCGCCTACGACTACATGCTCTCGTATTCGCCCTACGACAACGTGAAAGCCCACAACTACCCCAACATGCTGGTAATCACCGGTCTGCACGATTCGCAGGTGCAGTATTTCGAGCCCGCCAAGTGGGTTGCCAAGCTGCGCGCTACCAAAACCGACCACAATTTGCTTTTGCTGCACACCGATATGGACGCTGGCCACGGCGGGGCGTCGGGCCGCTTCAAAGCGCTGCACGACGTGGCCCGGCAATACGCGTTTATGTTCCTGTTGCTCGACCCGAAAGCAGCGCTGTAAGTAGTAGGGTGCGGGGCTCGCCCCCGCCCCTCGTTGAACGATGCGCAGTGGTTTCGTTCAACGATGGGCGGGGGCAAGCCCCGCACCCTACCGCAATGTCGAGGGCGCATTGGTTGAGTGGGCCGCCGCGTCTTTTTCGTCGGCGCTCAACTGGGCTTGCAGCTGAAATGTAACCTGCTGACATCCAGTAATTTCCCTCTGCGCGTCGGCCAGGGCATTCTGCGTAACGGTGAGCCGCCAGTAGAGGAAGAAAATCAGACCCAGCGACACGGCCAGGGTAAGAATGAACAGGATATTCTTCATAAAAATAGAGAAACGCAAAATCGTTTGTCATTGCGAGCCTGCGAAGCAATTGCACCAGAACGAAACCCGAACAAACGGCTTGAGTTCCGCGCAGGGGCGATTGCTTCGCAGGCTCGCAAAGACAAACGATTATTGTTGTGTTGACCGCTAACTACATCGTAGTGTTCGGGTCGAACTGCTCCAGATAGTCGGCCACTTTGCGCACGAACATGCCGCCGAGCGAGCCATCGACCACGCGGTGGTCGTAGCTGTGGCTCAGGAACATAAAGTGCCGGATGCCAATGAGGTCGCCCTGCGGCGTCTCAATCACGGCGGGCTTTTTCTTGATGGCACCCACGGCCATAATGGCCACCTGCGGCTGCATGATGATGGGCGTGCCCATGACGTTACCAAACGAGCCCACGTTCGAGAGCGTGTAAGTGCCGCCGGCTAGGTCTTCGGGCTTGAGCTTGTTCTGGCGGGCGCGGTTGGCGAGGTCGTTCATCTTCTTGCTCAGGCCATTGAGGTTGAGCTGGTCGGCGTTGTGAATAACCGGCACGATGAGGTTGCCCGAGGGCAGCGCCACCGCCACGCCAATGTTGATGTCCTTCTTCTTGATGATGTAGTCGCCATCCACCGACACGTTGATGCCAGGGTAGTCCTGGATAGCGCGCGCCACGGCCTGAATGAAGATGGGCGTGAAAGTCAGGTTTTCGCCTTCGCGCTTCTTATACGCGTCCTTGTGCTTGTTGCGCCAGTTCACCAGCTCCGTCACGTCGGCCTCCACGAAGCTCGTGACGTGCGGCGAAATCCGCTTGGAGTCCACCATGCGCTGCGCAATCATCTTGCGCATCCGGTCCATCTCCACCAGCTCCTGGCCGCCCGACACCGAGGGCGCGGGCTTGGTGGCCGCGGGGGGGGTAGGGGCAGCGGGGGCCGGCTGGCCGTTGGCCGAAGGGGCCGGCGCGGCAGGCTGGGGCGCTGGGGCGGGGGTAGGGGCTGCGGCCGGCTGCGGCGGCGCGGGTGCCGTCGGGGCGGCGGCTGGTGCCTGAGCCGGCGCGGCTGATGCCGGAGTCGGTGCGGCCGGGGCTGGCATCATCGATGGCTTACCAGCCGTTACGTGGTCCAGAATGTCTTTCTTGGTCACGCGGCCGTCCTGGCCGGTGCCGGGCAGGCGCTCCAGGTCGCTCATGCTAATGCCTTCTTCGCGGGCGATGCTGAGCACCAGCGGCGAGTAGAAGCGGCCGGGCAGCACCGGGTTGGCCTCGTTGGCGGGGGGCATGGTGGCCGGCTTGTTGGGCGCGGCGGGTGCCACCGGCGCATTGGGGCCGGGCAGATAGGGCACGCTTTCGTCGCCGGCCGGGGCGGGCTGCATCAGCGGGATGTGGTCGGGCTTCGTCAGGGGCGGCTGGGCGCTGGCTTCCTCCAGCTCATCGGGGTTTGCGGGTGGGGTAGGGGCCGCGCCAGCTTCGGTTTCGATGCGGGCAATGGGCGCGCCCACGGCCACTACTTCGCCTTCCTGCACCAGAATCTCGGCCAGCGTGCCGGCATACAGGGCGGGCACTTCGGTATCCACCTTGTCAGTGGCTACTTCCAGCACCGATTCATCTTGCTCAATGGCATCGCCGACTTGCTTGAGCCATTTCAGCACGGTGCCTTCCATGATGGATTCGCCCATCTTGGGCATCGTCATTTCCACTCGGGCCATAAAAAAGGGGCTGGGGGTCTAAAGGGGGGTAGGGTGGGAGAGAGCTTGGGGCCACAAAGGTAGGCAGTAGCCAAACGCCCCCGCACCGGCGGGCCGGGCGGGGGCGTTTGGCTGAGGCCTCTCAATCGGCATAATCGGGGCGTTGGTCGGGGTTTGGGCGGTAAAAGGACCTGTGCGCGCTGTGGGGCGCAAATGCGGCCGGCTGTTTGCAAAAGCATCCTCAACCAGCCGCCGACGCCTAGGCCGCCGGCACGGTTAGCATCTCACCTTCAACCTCTTACTTTCCCTTGTCATGAAATCCTTCCTCTTCGCCGCCCTCGCTTCCGCCACCCTGCTCACCAGCGCCAGCGCGTTTGCCGCCCCTACCCCCGCCAACGACCACGACCACGACCGTGATGGCCGCTACCAGCAAGGCCCCGCCCGCTACGACGACCGTCGCGACGACCACTTCGACCGCAACCAGAACTACGGCTTCGACCGCGACCACCGCGTGACGATGCAAGAGCGCCGCCGCTGGGAAATGGGCCACAACTATGGCTACGACCATAACCACCGCGTGAGCCGCGATGAGCGCGCCCGCTGGGAAGCTCAGTACTACCGCCGCTAACCTGTTGCACTAAACCTAGTGGCCGGGCCGGCATCTAACCCGTCGCAACTGCCGGCCCCGGCTACTTTCCCTACCCCCTTCTTTTCTATCAAACTCTTCCGTATTTCATGAAAAAGTTTCTGTTTCCCCTGCTGGCGCTTGCCCTGTCTGCCACCGCCGCCTCGGCCCAAACTACGCCCGACCAGGCCGGCGGCCACCCGCAACGCACCCCCGACGAAATGGCCGCCCGCCAAACCCAGGGCCTCACCAAGCAGCTGGGCCTCAGCGCCGACCAATCGGCCAAGGTGCAGCCAATACTGCTGGCCCGCGACCAGGATATGATGACCATGCGCGGCCAGATGCAGGCCGGCACCGGCGACCGCAAGCAACTGCGGGGCCAAATGCAGGCCAACCGCGCCAAGTACGACGACCAGCTAAAAGCCGTGCTCACCCCCGACCAATTTACCAAAATGCAAACCATGCAGGCCAACCGCCGCCAGCGCGGCACCGATGCCATGCAGGATGCCAAGGTGAAGGAAAAGAACGGCAAGGTGAAAATCAAAGCCAAAACCGATAGCTAGACCGCACCCGCTAAAAAAGAACGTCATGCCCATCTGGCGTCCGCTTGTCGAAGCATCTCTACCACGCCGCTAAGGTTATTAACCCTCACGGCGTGAGCGAGATGCTTCGACAAGCGGACGCCAGATGAGCATGACGTTCTTTAGTTTTGGCTAACCCGTTAAATGCAGGCCCAAGCCTTTAAAACAGGCCCGTGGTGCGGCGATGGTTGCTCTTGTGATGCAGCGAGCCCTTGTGCCGCGCCGTGGAGTGGCCGCTGCCCCGCAGGAAGCTGAGCGGGCTGCCGCCGTCCTGGCGGCTGTGGTTGCGGTAGGTGCCGTAGTGGTGGGTGTAGTCGCCGGCCAGCTTGCGTTGGCCGTGGCGCTCGGGCTTCGAGAGCCAGAAGGGCCAGCTGGCGTGGGCGGGGCGGGCGGTGGCGGGCGGCGCGGCAACGGCCAGCAGCGCCAGCAGGCAAGCGAAGAATGCGGCTTTAACCATGAGTTTTTGCAGAGAAATAAACCAGTGGCGCGGGGCCGGGCCCCACGAGCAGCGCGCTGCTGCCACCCCCTAAACTCCCTACCCCCGCCAAATAGTACCTGCGCCCCGCCGTTACCAGACGCCTACCCCCCGCGGCCCGACCAATGCTCAACATTCCCCCATGAACGCTGCTGGCTAGCTGCGAGCAACTTAGCCCTGACTTAACTATCGCCCTCTTAGCCACTAAAAAAACTGTTGCCTGGCAGGAATTCGGTTTTTCTACGACGCAGCAAGCAAGTACTTATCGCCCGGATGCCGGCCCGCATCGCCCCGCCCCGGACCCCGGCTTCGCAAAACATGCGGCTACCCTTGAAGGCACCCACGGATGATAACCCCGGCTGGTAGCCATGCGTCTAACCGTTTCGCCTCCAACCCGCTTGTTTGATGAGTCTTTGGCAAATAATTCAGCGTTTGCTGCCCTTTGTGCGGCCCTATCGCCGCTTGGTTATCAGCACGTTGTTGCTCACGCTGGTGGGTTCGC from Hymenobacter psoromatis includes the following:
- a CDS encoding 2-oxoglutarate dehydrogenase, whose protein sequence is MARVEMTMPKMGESIMEGTVLKWLKQVGDAIEQDESVLEVATDKVDTEVPALYAGTLAEILVQEGEVVAVGAPIARIETEAGAAPTPPANPDELEEASAQPPLTKPDHIPLMQPAPAGDESVPYLPGPNAPVAPAAPNKPATMPPANEANPVLPGRFYSPLVLSIAREEGISMSDLERLPGTGQDGRVTKKDILDHVTAGKPSMMPAPAAPTPASAAPAQAPAAAPTAPAPPQPAAAPTPAPAPQPAAPAPSANGQPAPAAPTPPAATKPAPSVSGGQELVEMDRMRKMIAQRMVDSKRISPHVTSFVEADVTELVNWRNKHKDAYKKREGENLTFTPIFIQAVARAIQDYPGINVSVDGDYIIKKKDINIGVAVALPSGNLIVPVIHNADQLNLNGLSKKMNDLANRARQNKLKPEDLAGGTYTLSNVGSFGNVMGTPIIMQPQVAIMAVGAIKKKPAVIETPQGDLIGIRHFMFLSHSYDHRVVDGSLGGMFVRKVADYLEQFDPNTTM
- a CDS encoding protease 2 (PtrB; oligopeptidase that cleaves peptide bonds following arginine and lysine residues) yields the protein MKQLATFGLFCLTALATQAQTTPPQSMPTPPIATLKPKALVSPYGTRTDNYYWLNERENPQVLDYLKAENAYFDQQMAPVKPLEDKLFAEMKGRVKEQDESVPFRDNGYYYYTRYETGGEYPLYCRKAGSLQGTEEVLLNGNQMGQGHSYFAIGGYEVSDNNELLAFSTDTVSRRLYTLRFKNLTTGQLYPERIVNVEGNAVWAADNQTVFYAKKDVTTLLPYQVYRHKLGTDPTQDVLVYEEKDDTFSLHVSRSKSKHYLGIELGSAFSSEYRFLDASNPTGEFTVFAPRTPDLLYDVQDANGRFYVFTNWEAPNFRVMAAPLTSTGRNNWAEVIPQREDVFLEQMELFKNYLVLNEREEGIRQLRVINFKDQIGHVVDFRELAYTTFIGANPEFDTPLLRFTYTSFTTPATTYDYDMAIHKLALLKEQPVLGGFDKKNYVTERKFVTARDGKLIPIAIVYKKGFHKNGQGPVLQYAYGSYGLSMDPTFSSARLSLLDRGFAYVLCNIRGGQELGRQWFEDGRMMRKMNSFTDFIDCSEYLIKEKYTSAAKLFALGGSAGGLLMGAVVNMRPDLYKGVIAAVPFVDVVTTMSDASIPLTTGEYEQWGNPANKPAYDYMLSYSPYDNVKAHNYPNMLVITGLHDSQVQYFEPAKWVAKLRATKTDHNLLLLHTDMDAGHGGASGRFKALHDVARQYAFMFLLLDPKAAL